From one Luteolibacter sp. SL250 genomic stretch:
- a CDS encoding DUF1080 domain-containing protein — MKYLLLSAFLATAATLSAAEPVKVTEKIDILDLMKKGEVDYHINDKMEITGKPGEIFVLKDGQLTITGHAYGYMITKAAYENYRLVTEFKWTGKTWGKRAEKARDSGILVHCHGPAGALGGTWIASIEAQIIEGGMGDFLVLSPKLPDGTVVQCQMEAEFELDRDGEKRWKKGSPRQLLKSGRINWEKRDEDWKDVVDFKGKDDPDAAVGEWNRMEVISENGTLRILFNGRMVNEGFAAQPSSGPIAIQTEGAEMVVRKYELLPLGSGE; from the coding sequence ATGAAATATCTCCTGCTCTCCGCCTTCCTCGCCACCGCCGCCACGCTCTCCGCCGCGGAACCGGTCAAGGTCACCGAAAAGATCGACATCCTCGACCTGATGAAAAAGGGCGAAGTGGACTACCACATCAATGACAAGATGGAGATCACCGGAAAGCCCGGGGAAATCTTCGTCCTCAAGGACGGGCAGCTCACCATCACCGGCCATGCATACGGCTACATGATCACCAAGGCTGCCTATGAAAACTACCGTCTGGTGACGGAGTTCAAGTGGACCGGCAAGACCTGGGGCAAGCGTGCGGAGAAGGCGCGGGACAGCGGCATTCTCGTCCACTGCCACGGCCCGGCGGGTGCGCTGGGCGGCACCTGGATCGCCAGCATCGAGGCGCAGATCATCGAGGGCGGCATGGGCGATTTCCTCGTACTCAGCCCGAAGCTGCCGGACGGCACCGTCGTCCAGTGCCAGATGGAGGCGGAGTTCGAACTGGATCGCGACGGCGAGAAACGCTGGAAAAAAGGCTCCCCGCGCCAGTTGCTGAAGTCCGGCAGGATCAACTGGGAGAAGCGCGACGAGGACTGGAAGGATGTCGTGGACTTCAAGGGCAAGGATGATCCCGACGCCGCCGTGGGCGAGTGGAACAGGATGGAGGTCATTTCCGAAAACGGCACTCTCCGCATCCTGTTCAACGGACGGATGGTGAACGAAGGCTTCGCCGCGCAACCTTCCTCCGGCCCCATCGCCATCCAGACCGAAGGCGCGGAAATGGTGGTGAGGAAATATGAACTGCTGCCTCTCGGCAGCGGAGAATGA
- a CDS encoding PVC-type heme-binding CxxCH protein, protein MRSFRPWPLLLSALPCSPFIGVLLAQPRETAWTPEKTLSSIRIDGAYNVRLAAAEPLVRDPVEMCWDAEGACYVADMIDYPLGGPDGVPLSRVQRLIDTDGDGAFDRAATFADKLDHVQGLLPHEGGLIATTRTQVLFLKDTDGDGVADVRRPLIAGFNPSFSQLQVASPRWGPDGEVYFNNGLDSKQIYPVAGDGSEGAKTDIARTNLRWNPETGALHAAAGFGQYGGGFDDWGRHYCSSNRSPVMFAVVPPETLAGTTAPARQPWENIAPHGPASRVFPLQITHTTSDAHSGTNTSACGLGVYRGHLMPELAGEIFVCDPTGQLITRFRRPEAHGGSLTTSRTGNQTEFFRSSDEWCRPVNITTGPDGALYVCDIYRRFIDHARFFPDDFVKSHDMRTGENEGRIWKIVPKGVTPEKPTAAPKDTAGLITWLSHPNAWQRETAQRLLRERATTPEALRSTLDALAESKPPTPLGKLHTLWLHATLSGRAGVTEPLLSLTENAPPELAENIVLIAHRHPAYFGKETRETASRAAMSGGTRARMLALLTTRSTAAEVPSTIRALLAATDDLDDPWFQQAVMVHLAGHTGRFTGDLLAGPFADKAADTRSAFIRDLAAMTAASKDKEDLTVLLASLRTAPGELRWWKAAVLEGLAQGLPKAGVKSLAEFASVPPPGEGDPRAEIPGLLEKAGKIIADASLPDELRIASMPLLSQQPYEAAAPVLKDLVSGRQPAAISRAAFAIVRKHGAKKTAPLLYEILPTANPALRQEIIAMLGNDPGTLPDMLQRMDRGEVPKSLVDAESRWRFLQSKDATIKGLAEKLFERPADDRAGVITAYLPAADVKGDSGRGKELFTQLCSTCHTYQGHGSSVGPDISDVRAKDKRALINDILDPNRMIEARWSAYMVKMKDGRMLSGIIDSDTPAAVVLKMPGGVSETISRADISSMESHDASLMPVGLEGGITVSQMADLLAFLRGETPTK, encoded by the coding sequence ATGCGATCTTTCCGCCCCTGGCCTCTGCTCCTTTCCGCCCTGCCCTGCTCTCCGTTCATCGGTGTGCTTTTGGCACAGCCGCGGGAAACAGCATGGACTCCTGAAAAGACCCTGTCCTCCATCCGGATCGACGGTGCCTACAACGTGCGACTGGCCGCCGCGGAGCCGCTGGTCCGTGACCCGGTCGAGATGTGCTGGGACGCGGAGGGCGCGTGCTATGTGGCGGACATGATCGACTACCCTCTCGGCGGCCCGGACGGAGTTCCGTTGTCCCGTGTCCAGCGGCTCATCGACACGGATGGCGACGGGGCGTTCGACCGGGCCGCCACCTTCGCGGACAAACTGGATCATGTGCAGGGACTGCTGCCACACGAGGGCGGCCTCATCGCCACCACGCGCACGCAGGTGCTGTTCCTGAAGGATACGGATGGCGATGGAGTGGCGGACGTGCGCAGGCCGCTCATCGCCGGGTTCAATCCATCCTTCTCCCAGCTCCAGGTGGCCTCGCCGCGCTGGGGTCCGGATGGGGAGGTGTATTTCAACAACGGCCTGGACAGCAAGCAGATCTACCCCGTGGCCGGAGACGGCAGCGAAGGTGCGAAGACGGACATCGCCCGGACCAACCTGCGGTGGAATCCGGAAACGGGTGCCCTGCACGCGGCGGCGGGCTTCGGCCAGTATGGCGGCGGCTTCGACGACTGGGGGCGGCACTATTGTTCATCGAACCGCAGCCCGGTCATGTTCGCGGTGGTGCCACCGGAGACGCTGGCGGGAACCACCGCACCCGCGCGGCAACCGTGGGAGAACATCGCGCCGCACGGCCCGGCCTCGCGCGTCTTTCCCCTTCAGATCACCCATACCACGTCCGACGCGCACTCCGGCACAAACACCTCCGCCTGCGGGTTGGGCGTGTATCGCGGCCACCTGATGCCGGAGCTGGCGGGCGAGATCTTTGTCTGTGATCCCACCGGCCAGCTCATCACCCGCTTCCGCAGGCCGGAGGCCCACGGCGGCAGCCTCACCACCTCCCGCACCGGGAACCAGACGGAGTTCTTCCGCAGCAGCGACGAATGGTGCCGGCCGGTGAACATCACCACCGGACCGGACGGCGCGCTGTATGTCTGTGACATCTACCGCCGCTTCATCGACCACGCGCGGTTCTTTCCGGATGATTTCGTGAAGTCCCACGACATGCGGACCGGCGAGAACGAAGGACGGATCTGGAAGATCGTGCCGAAAGGCGTCACTCCGGAAAAGCCCACCGCCGCGCCGAAGGACACCGCCGGACTGATCACTTGGCTCTCCCATCCGAACGCATGGCAGCGCGAGACCGCACAGCGCCTGCTCCGCGAACGGGCAACCACGCCGGAGGCGCTCCGATCCACGCTGGACGCCCTTGCGGAAAGCAAGCCGCCTACCCCGCTTGGAAAGCTCCACACGCTCTGGCTCCACGCCACGCTCTCCGGACGGGCCGGAGTCACTGAGCCTTTGCTTTCACTGACGGAGAACGCACCACCGGAGCTGGCGGAAAACATCGTCCTCATCGCCCACCGCCATCCGGCATACTTCGGCAAGGAGACGCGGGAGACCGCTTCCCGTGCCGCGATGTCCGGTGGCACGCGGGCGCGCATGCTCGCGCTGCTGACCACGCGCTCCACCGCAGCGGAGGTGCCCTCCACCATCCGCGCGCTGCTGGCCGCCACGGATGATCTGGACGACCCATGGTTCCAGCAGGCGGTCATGGTCCACCTCGCCGGTCACACCGGACGGTTCACCGGGGACCTGCTGGCAGGACCATTCGCGGACAAGGCGGCGGACACGCGCTCCGCGTTCATCCGTGACCTGGCAGCGATGACCGCCGCGTCAAAGGACAAGGAAGATCTCACCGTGCTGCTTGCATCACTCCGCACCGCTCCGGGCGAACTGAGGTGGTGGAAGGCGGCAGTACTCGAGGGACTCGCCCAAGGTTTGCCGAAGGCGGGTGTGAAGTCTCTGGCGGAGTTCGCGTCCGTGCCTCCTCCCGGTGAGGGAGATCCGCGTGCTGAGATCCCGGGCCTGCTGGAGAAGGCGGGCAAGATCATCGCGGATGCCTCGCTGCCGGACGAGCTGCGCATCGCCAGCATGCCGCTGCTTTCCCAGCAACCGTATGAGGCCGCCGCACCTGTTCTCAAGGATCTGGTTTCAGGCCGCCAACCCGCCGCCATCTCCCGCGCCGCGTTCGCCATCGTCAGGAAGCATGGCGCGAAGAAAACCGCGCCGCTGCTCTATGAGATCCTGCCAACCGCGAATCCCGCGCTGCGGCAGGAGATCATCGCCATGCTGGGAAATGACCCCGGCACGCTGCCGGACATGCTCCAGCGCATGGACCGCGGCGAGGTGCCGAAATCCCTGGTCGATGCGGAGTCCCGCTGGCGCTTTCTCCAGAGCAAGGACGCCACCATCAAGGGCCTCGCGGAAAAGCTGTTCGAGCGTCCGGCTGACGACCGCGCGGGCGTCATCACCGCCTATCTCCCTGCCGCCGATGTCAAGGGAGACTCGGGCAGGGGCAAAGAACTCTTCACCCAGCTCTGCTCAACCTGCCACACCTACCAGGGTCATGGTAGCTCCGTGGGACCGGACATTTCCGACGTCCGGGCGAAGGACAAGCGCGCGCTGATCAATGACATCCTCGACCCCAACCGGATGATCGAGGCCCGCTGGAGCGCCTATATGGTGAAGATGAAGGATGGCCGCATGCTTTCCGGCATCATCGACTCCGACACACCCGCCGCCGTGGTGCTGAAGATGCCCGGCGGTGTTTCCGAAACCATCTCCCGCGCCGACATTTCCTCCATGGAATCCCACGATGCCAGCCTCATGCCTGTCGGTCTTGAGGGCGGCATCACCGTCAGCCAGATGGCCGACCTCCTCGCTTTCCTACGGGGGGAGACCCCAACCAAATGA
- a CDS encoding GDSL-type esterase/lipase family protein, giving the protein MKSLRPILLTAVCIASSLPGVTHAQVNGPTPYPDAKNEAAWPGKGPIRSFGWMVDNRKYFWTQREKAKGAVVLVGDSLTAGWKPDVLAAAFPGLKIANRGVGGDTSRGVLFRFKEDVLDLQPRAVMLLVGGNDLSAHGDPKYAAENMAIMLDMVQAHDPDLPVILAQGPPSASPEAPHKPGARADLNTRIAKLAEGRKNVTLVDLFTPLATADGKPVPEYFAKDLVHISPAGYQKWLTVLVPVFDKLGLKGAAQP; this is encoded by the coding sequence ATGAAATCCCTCCGCCCGATCCTGCTCACCGCAGTCTGCATCGCCTCCTCGCTGCCTGGCGTCACGCACGCGCAGGTGAATGGGCCGACACCCTACCCTGACGCGAAGAACGAAGCCGCCTGGCCGGGCAAAGGCCCGATCCGCTCGTTCGGTTGGATGGTGGACAACCGGAAGTATTTCTGGACCCAGCGTGAGAAGGCCAAGGGCGCCGTCGTGCTGGTCGGTGATTCCCTCACCGCCGGATGGAAGCCGGATGTTCTGGCAGCCGCATTCCCGGGGCTGAAGATCGCGAACCGTGGTGTCGGTGGCGACACCAGCCGGGGCGTGCTGTTCCGCTTCAAGGAGGACGTCCTGGATCTGCAGCCACGCGCGGTCATGCTGCTGGTCGGCGGAAATGATCTGAGTGCCCACGGTGATCCCAAATACGCCGCGGAAAACATGGCCATCATGCTGGACATGGTGCAGGCCCATGATCCGGACCTCCCGGTCATCCTCGCCCAGGGTCCACCGAGCGCGAGTCCGGAAGCCCCCCACAAGCCGGGTGCCCGCGCGGACCTGAACACCCGCATCGCCAAGCTGGCGGAAGGCCGGAAAAACGTGACGCTGGTAGATCTCTTCACCCCCCTCGCCACCGCGGACGGAAAGCCGGTGCCGGAGTATTTCGCGAAGGATCTCGTCCACATCTCCCCGGCAGGCTATCAGAAGTGGCTCACCGTGCTGGTGCCCGTGTTCGACAAGCTCGGGCTGAAGGGTGCGGCGCAGCCTTGA
- a CDS encoding LacI family DNA-binding transcriptional regulator, whose product MPSTIREIASHTALSIATVSLALRGVGRISEATRRKVREAAEALDYQAQPMLSKALSLARQPKEHRYKETLAFLTEFSLDDPTLDPFPVYQERLWTGACERARSMGYKLESFTLSGKPSEHRQLGRVMHARGIRGLIVIPRLMSGQPRLMFDWKNFAAVEIGRTLWHPRNLHHVETSDYNKMIEALHLLKKAGYRRIGMAIEPTQNKHQRGTYYAAYLLGQLRQKPAQRLPIASSTGAWNGKTFASWVRKYRPDVLIVHDEREITGWLEEMNLSVPRDISLFCVNAQRDGLSGLRRDYHGIGRNAVEMVSLLLESGDLGIRDNPRCWQVDEFWQKGETLGKPIDGFLSPEGYLLQQHAP is encoded by the coding sequence ATGCCGTCCACGATCCGTGAAATCGCCAGCCACACGGCCCTGAGCATCGCGACCGTTTCGCTTGCCCTGCGGGGTGTCGGGAGGATTTCGGAGGCGACCCGGAGGAAAGTCCGCGAGGCGGCGGAGGCGCTGGACTACCAAGCGCAACCGATGCTTTCGAAGGCGTTGTCGCTCGCACGTCAGCCGAAGGAGCACCGTTACAAGGAAACGCTGGCCTTCCTCACCGAGTTCTCGCTGGACGATCCCACGCTCGATCCTTTCCCGGTCTATCAGGAGCGGCTGTGGACCGGTGCCTGCGAGCGGGCGCGGAGCATGGGCTACAAGCTGGAATCCTTCACCCTTTCCGGAAAGCCCTCGGAGCACCGTCAGCTCGGCCGGGTCATGCACGCGCGTGGCATCCGCGGGCTGATTGTCATCCCGCGGCTGATGTCCGGCCAACCGCGGCTGATGTTCGACTGGAAGAACTTCGCGGCGGTCGAGATCGGGCGCACGCTCTGGCACCCGCGCAACCTCCACCACGTCGAGACGTCCGACTACAACAAGATGATCGAGGCACTGCACCTGCTGAAGAAAGCGGGCTACCGGCGCATCGGTATGGCGATCGAACCGACACAGAACAAGCACCAGCGCGGCACCTACTACGCCGCCTACCTGTTGGGCCAGCTCCGGCAGAAGCCCGCGCAGCGGCTGCCCATCGCCTCCTCCACCGGCGCATGGAACGGGAAAACCTTCGCCTCATGGGTCAGGAAATACCGCCCGGATGTGTTGATCGTCCACGACGAAAGGGAGATCACCGGCTGGCTGGAGGAGATGAACCTTTCCGTTCCCAGGGATATCTCCCTGTTCTGCGTGAACGCCCAGCGCGACGGGTTGTCCGGTCTGAGGCGGGACTACCACGGCATCGGGCGGAACGCGGTGGAGATGGTTTCATTGCTGCTGGAAAGCGGGGATCTGGGCATCCGGGACAACCCGCGCTGCTGGCAGGTCGATGAGTTCTGGCAGAAGGGGGAGACCCTCGGCAAACCCATCGACGGTTTCCTTTCGCCCGAGGGATATCTCCTCCAGCAGCACGCGCCGTGA
- a CDS encoding family 16 glycosylhydrolase yields MIRPITTRLLVATLSAWAGLAFTSTAQDAAVRKPPQTGSLFEFQGTLNLEGLSSAHGATFGIGHPEGGGRPAIKVDFPAAKGYPGIYFPVPGGGWDLSDYGGVQVSVSNPGKETATVYLRLDNKSSEPNPWNNELVRVGPGETKTLKTTFGKTFGGSGYALDKSRVSSIHLYVDPPKAAYSVLLNDLKAFKGGPPAPAEPKVAPGATKPYITKTESPADHSRPYGQNLVLVKDWTFGKNRADATIKNRADLDREFYYRYIYDKGRLDTLATYWSVHRDYPDDSPKNLHVFGDKTLTLKGRIPDGGGLRKGGIESGMLRGKVEITPGMYIEMRAKLTKGIGAWPSFWLNPGVQYPDGTFSKLGWPPEIDIFEFFNWQGREKTRELAVNIQVNNQPDKFGNPYTIFSALNKDNEYVPGMDFSEDFHVFALDWHKDRPIWILDGHPIKQVYYEWNTVPAHVLITNQIGIEFAKDAMKKMTTDESNWDYEIDYIRIWERK; encoded by the coding sequence ATGATCCGCCCCATCACCACCCGACTGCTGGTTGCCACGCTCTCCGCGTGGGCGGGCCTGGCCTTCACCTCCACCGCACAGGACGCCGCCGTCAGGAAGCCGCCGCAGACCGGGAGCCTCTTCGAATTCCAGGGAACACTCAACCTGGAAGGGTTGAGTTCCGCGCACGGCGCGACCTTCGGCATCGGCCATCCGGAAGGCGGCGGCCGCCCGGCGATCAAGGTCGATTTCCCCGCGGCGAAAGGCTACCCCGGCATCTACTTCCCTGTCCCCGGTGGCGGGTGGGATCTCTCCGACTACGGCGGTGTCCAGGTCAGTGTCAGCAACCCCGGCAAGGAAACCGCTACCGTCTATCTCCGGCTGGACAACAAGTCGTCCGAGCCGAATCCATGGAACAACGAGCTCGTCCGGGTGGGGCCCGGTGAGACGAAGACCCTCAAGACCACCTTTGGCAAGACCTTCGGCGGCAGCGGCTACGCCCTCGACAAGTCGAGGGTTAGCTCGATTCACCTCTATGTCGATCCGCCAAAGGCAGCCTACTCCGTTCTCCTGAATGACCTGAAGGCGTTCAAGGGCGGACCGCCCGCACCCGCCGAGCCGAAGGTGGCTCCCGGCGCCACCAAGCCCTACATCACCAAGACCGAATCCCCCGCGGACCACAGCCGCCCCTACGGCCAGAATCTCGTCCTGGTGAAGGACTGGACCTTCGGCAAGAACCGCGCCGACGCAACCATCAAAAACCGCGCCGATCTGGACCGGGAGTTTTACTACCGCTACATCTATGACAAGGGCCGCCTCGACACCCTGGCGACCTACTGGAGCGTTCATCGCGACTATCCGGACGACAGCCCGAAGAACCTCCACGTCTTCGGCGACAAGACCCTCACCCTGAAAGGCAGGATCCCGGACGGCGGCGGACTCCGCAAGGGCGGCATCGAGTCCGGCATGCTGCGCGGCAAAGTCGAAATCACCCCCGGCATGTATATCGAGATGCGGGCGAAGCTGACCAAGGGCATCGGAGCGTGGCCCTCGTTCTGGCTGAACCCCGGCGTGCAGTATCCGGACGGAACCTTCTCCAAGCTCGGCTGGCCGCCGGAGATCGACATCTTCGAGTTCTTCAACTGGCAGGGGCGGGAGAAAACCCGCGAGCTGGCGGTGAACATCCAGGTCAACAACCAGCCGGACAAATTCGGCAATCCTTACACCATCTTCAGCGCCCTCAACAAGGACAACGAGTACGTTCCCGGAATGGACTTCTCCGAGGATTTCCACGTCTTCGCCCTCGACTGGCACAAGGACCGCCCGATCTGGATTCTCGACGGACACCCGATCAAGCAGGTCTATTACGAATGGAACACTGTGCCCGCGCACGTGCTCATCACAAACCAGATCGGCATCGAGTTTGCGAAGGACGCGATGAAGAAGATGACCACGGACGAGTCGAACTGGGACTATGAGATCGACTACATCCGCATCTGGGAGCGGAAATAA
- a CDS encoding PEP-CTERM sorting domain-containing protein → MRLRSTSLFLSAGLGFVLALSSADGAIVAGNLTITQNDIGNSAAGVSGAFGYAQGGITYAGGNRGDYAIRFGGTSAAAELSGGIMIVSIAENGRSNEGPMIPGATPEDDLPAIGPGRGYATASIQPSGGGYASATFIGPTAISSGAKAGDEWNVNQAVGYFKYTEFIGGWLNNAGNNDPITSFRSSYSGLTAGSGATNTGGWTVYDGTANAGVYNVNLTGFNAPGSGLPATSQNGILLVVGGKNEANHASSRANEDGTFNIIVRSSDSGNTENDPAAFVYIPTGQEGVVAMGRVDGAANVTAGSGIATVTKGTTGKWLISTTGYDPTNSVLLISAEGDVGTNNGDNIYSYAYDPETQRWVVEGRDLQTLTADPTLQNIGTEPAFSFALISNQVPEPSTALLGALAGLGLLVRRRRQG, encoded by the coding sequence ATGCGCCTCCGTTCAACTTCGCTTTTTCTCTCCGCTGGACTCGGCTTCGTACTCGCCCTTTCGTCCGCCGACGGGGCGATCGTCGCAGGCAACCTGACCATCACGCAGAATGACATCGGCAACAGCGCGGCCGGTGTTTCAGGGGCCTTCGGGTACGCGCAGGGCGGCATTACCTATGCGGGCGGGAACCGCGGTGACTATGCCATCCGTTTCGGCGGTACCAGTGCGGCGGCGGAGCTGTCCGGCGGGATCATGATCGTCTCCATCGCGGAGAACGGCCGCAGCAATGAAGGACCGATGATTCCTGGTGCCACTCCGGAGGATGACCTCCCCGCCATTGGGCCGGGCCGCGGCTATGCCACCGCATCCATCCAGCCCAGCGGCGGCGGCTATGCCTCCGCGACCTTCATCGGACCCACCGCCATCAGCAGCGGCGCGAAGGCCGGGGATGAGTGGAACGTCAACCAGGCGGTTGGCTACTTCAAATACACCGAATTCATCGGCGGCTGGCTCAACAACGCGGGCAACAACGATCCCATCACCAGTTTCCGCAGTTCTTACTCGGGCCTCACCGCAGGCAGTGGAGCGACCAATACGGGCGGCTGGACAGTCTATGACGGCACCGCCAACGCGGGCGTCTATAATGTGAACCTCACCGGCTTCAACGCACCAGGCAGCGGGCTGCCCGCCACCAGCCAGAACGGGATCCTCCTGGTGGTCGGTGGAAAGAACGAGGCGAACCATGCCTCCAGCCGCGCCAATGAGGACGGCACCTTCAATATCATTGTCCGCAGCAGTGACTCCGGAAACACGGAGAACGATCCCGCCGCATTCGTCTATATCCCAACCGGCCAGGAAGGCGTGGTCGCCATGGGCCGTGTCGATGGTGCGGCGAATGTCACCGCAGGATCCGGCATCGCCACCGTGACCAAGGGCACCACCGGCAAGTGGCTGATCTCCACCACTGGCTACGATCCGACCAACAGTGTCCTCCTCATCAGCGCGGAAGGGGATGTCGGCACCAACAACGGGGACAACATCTACAGCTACGCCTATGATCCGGAGACCCAGCGTTGGGTCGTCGAAGGGCGTGATCTCCAGACCCTGACGGCGGATCCCACGCTCCAGAATATTGGCACGGAACCGGCGTTCAGCTTCGCCCTCATTTCGAACCAAGTCCCGGAGCCATCCACCGCGCTGCTTGGTGCGCTGGCCGGTCTCGGCCTGTTGGTACGCCGCCGCAGGCAGGGATGA
- a CDS encoding L,D-transpeptidase family protein, whose translation MRLIALISALLAPLVSAFELPANSSQCIVGIAEGWNSSNVTLTVYEKRKGKWAATGAPWTGRLGKNGLAWGLGLHPNPKEATLKKEGDMRSPAGVYDLGGAWGYDKSIQKNAKLPYRQITSRDLWVEDPQSPSYNRNILLDREPSTPWEKKQQMKQNDYPQSLKLFISHNAPPRVVPNGGSSIFFHIWRGEGSRATAGCTTMQEGHLRRLIAGVDPARRPVYVLLPKAEYDVRRAEWKLP comes from the coding sequence ATGCGCCTCATTGCCCTCATCTCCGCCCTCCTTGCCCCGTTGGTCTCCGCCTTCGAACTTCCCGCCAACAGCAGCCAGTGCATCGTCGGCATCGCGGAGGGCTGGAACAGCTCGAACGTGACCCTGACCGTCTATGAGAAGCGGAAGGGAAAATGGGCCGCCACAGGCGCGCCGTGGACGGGCAGACTGGGGAAAAACGGCTTGGCGTGGGGTCTGGGGCTGCACCCGAACCCGAAGGAGGCCACCCTGAAAAAGGAAGGTGACATGCGCTCACCCGCCGGAGTCTACGACCTGGGAGGGGCCTGGGGCTACGATAAGTCGATCCAGAAGAACGCGAAACTCCCCTACCGCCAGATCACCAGCCGCGACCTGTGGGTGGAGGATCCGCAATCCCCGTCCTACAACCGGAACATCCTGCTCGACCGGGAGCCTTCCACACCCTGGGAAAAGAAGCAGCAGATGAAACAGAATGACTACCCGCAGTCGCTGAAGCTCTTCATCTCCCACAACGCGCCGCCGCGCGTGGTGCCGAACGGTGGTTCCTCCATCTTCTTCCACATCTGGCGCGGGGAAGGTTCACGCGCCACCGCCGGATGCACCACCATGCAGGAAGGCCACCTCCGCAGACTCATCGCCGGTGTCGATCCGGCACGCAGGCCTGTCTATGTCCTGTTGCCGAAGGCGGAATACGACGTGCGACGCGCGGAGTGGAAACTGCCCTGA
- a CDS encoding DUF3108 domain-containing protein: protein MNFLRSTILIALAATGLATAGPEWQRDVTSPDLGNHPRLEPIALDYQASWKGVLNSGHMHMEFAPPGEKKPGAYVVKAYARSQGAAAQLHPYQFDAWAEINPSTLRSRYIRTSETDKNGKEVSIVRYFPDRVDCHTTYKPSDGGKTGTTTRTFNHPGIFDLFAVMLHIRSQPLADGDHINVVIQSTDQPYLLKVHCLGREIHNGQNTIKLSVGMLKIDRTSLELRPYKKLKRDATLWLSDDYDRVPLELRADIFLGDVRVVLTQRKKL, encoded by the coding sequence TTGAACTTCCTCCGCAGCACCATCCTGATCGCATTGGCAGCCACCGGGCTCGCGACCGCCGGACCGGAATGGCAGCGTGACGTCACCTCCCCGGATCTGGGCAACCACCCCCGGCTGGAACCCATCGCCCTGGACTACCAGGCGAGTTGGAAGGGTGTGCTCAACTCCGGGCACATGCACATGGAATTCGCCCCGCCGGGTGAGAAGAAACCCGGAGCCTATGTGGTGAAGGCCTACGCGCGCAGCCAGGGTGCCGCCGCCCAACTGCACCCCTACCAGTTTGATGCCTGGGCGGAGATCAATCCCTCCACCCTCCGGTCCCGCTACATCCGCACCAGTGAGACGGACAAGAACGGCAAAGAAGTCTCCATCGTCCGCTACTTTCCCGACCGGGTCGATTGCCACACGACCTACAAGCCATCGGACGGCGGCAAGACCGGCACCACCACCCGGACCTTCAACCATCCGGGGATCTTCGATCTTTTCGCGGTCATGCTGCACATCCGCAGCCAGCCGCTTGCGGATGGGGACCACATCAACGTCGTCATCCAGTCCACGGACCAGCCCTACCTGCTGAAAGTGCACTGCCTGGGCCGTGAGATCCACAACGGGCAGAACACCATCAAGCTCTCCGTAGGCATGCTGAAGATCGACCGCACCTCCCTGGAACTGCGGCCCTACAAGAAATTGAAACGCGACGCCACCCTTTGGCTCAGCGATGACTACGACCGCGTGCCACTCGAACTGCGGGCTGACATTTTCCTCGGCGATGTCCGGGTCGTCCTGACCCAGAGGAAGAAGCTCTGA